The Panacibacter microcysteis genome includes a window with the following:
- a CDS encoding sulfotransferase, whose product MSDFLSKNEKLLEKPVIIFGTGRSGTTVISDIILHHEDLAWHSNWQELLPKSAAINYLRRAFDNGLWNITGMNTQNNKSLVNQVLFRPIERYDFWESITGPRIDFSRGFLLNERATEAERAHMRMHFAKMVKYQHRKRLAFKLTGPARMEYLLSVFPDAQFVQITREPVATVRSWLEIHWSNQMTEQLWWDGAYTEEEKVKAKELAKNPALFVAFQYKKLMETTALETAKLGADVYTARYEDFVKDASGFIANMMQHLGLPESKRVNAFMSKISVQNRNNRSAKSDKTAIDEDTKRKILEIVNG is encoded by the coding sequence ATGAGTGATTTCCTATCGAAAAACGAAAAGCTGCTGGAAAAGCCTGTTATCATATTTGGTACCGGCCGTTCCGGTACTACCGTAATATCAGACATTATTTTGCATCACGAAGACCTGGCCTGGCATAGTAACTGGCAGGAGCTGTTGCCAAAGTCTGCAGCCATTAATTACCTGCGCCGTGCATTCGATAATGGCTTATGGAACATTACGGGCATGAACACGCAGAATAACAAATCACTTGTCAACCAGGTATTGTTCAGGCCTATAGAGCGCTACGATTTCTGGGAGAGTATTACCGGCCCCCGCATTGATTTTTCACGAGGTTTTTTACTCAACGAACGCGCCACCGAAGCCGAACGTGCGCACATGCGTATGCATTTTGCGAAAATGGTGAAATACCAACACCGCAAAAGACTGGCATTTAAACTTACAGGCCCGGCACGTATGGAATACCTGCTCAGTGTTTTTCCTGATGCGCAGTTTGTGCAGATCACCAGGGAGCCTGTGGCTACAGTACGCTCCTGGCTGGAGATACACTGGAGCAATCAAATGACGGAACAACTATGGTGGGATGGTGCATATACAGAAGAAGAAAAAGTAAAGGCGAAAGAGTTAGCTAAAAACCCTGCACTGTTTGTGGCCTTCCAGTATAAAAAGTTAATGGAAACAACGGCTTTGGAAACGGCCAAGCTGGGTGCAGATGTTTATACAGCACGCTACGAAGATTTTGTAAAAGATGCCAGTGGGTTCATTGCAAACATGATGCAACACCTCGGTTTGCCTGAATCTAAAAGAGTAAACGCATTTATGAGTAAAATCTCTGTGCAAAACAGGAACAACCGTTCTGCAAAATCTGATAAAACCGCAATAGACGAAGACACAAAACGTAAGATACTCGAGATCGTAAACGGCTGA
- a CDS encoding S1C family serine protease, producing MTMKLKNILLVVAVSATTAILSVWGYAKYMENNSSYGLQQQDNGKLPVNYAGFFDKDNVPAGPVDFTAASTAATPAVVHIKTRTKEKQVTNNNRRRSPFGDLFGDDDPFSDFFGGPRSMVIPEQRASGSGVVVSGDGYIVTNNHVVEGADEITVTTTNRKTYKATVVGTDPNSDLAVIKVESSNLPYMVWGNSDDVKLGQWVLAVGYPLNLDVTVTAGIVSAKSRSIGINKGDRPIESFIQTDAAVNPGNSGGALINTNGELIGINSAIASPTGSYAGYSYAIPVNIVKKIVGDLMKFGAVQRAYIGISYPPDDVPEEKKKELGIKDGEGVFVSGVADDGAAKQAGIQKGDFITKINGSIVNSGPELQEQVARYKPGDKITVSYVRNGKENTATITLKNKSGNYEAVKQESVLDDFGGAELATVDKATAQKNDISGGVLVKKLGTGILKNTRMQEGFVITSVDGQEVKTVEDLKALLGKAQGGTVRLEGIYPGYEGTYGYPLNLSSSDQK from the coding sequence ATGACAATGAAACTCAAAAACATTTTACTGGTGGTTGCCGTTAGCGCAACAACAGCTATTTTGAGTGTTTGGGGCTATGCGAAATACATGGAAAATAATAGCTCTTATGGATTACAACAGCAGGATAACGGTAAACTCCCCGTTAACTATGCAGGCTTCTTTGACAAGGACAATGTACCCGCTGGACCGGTTGATTTTACCGCGGCTTCCACCGCTGCTACACCGGCTGTAGTTCATATAAAAACACGTACCAAAGAAAAACAGGTTACCAACAATAACAGGCGCAGAAGTCCTTTTGGAGATCTGTTTGGAGATGATGATCCTTTTTCAGATTTTTTTGGCGGGCCACGTAGTATGGTCATCCCGGAACAACGCGCAAGTGGCAGTGGTGTAGTAGTGAGCGGCGATGGCTACATCGTTACCAATAACCACGTGGTAGAAGGTGCAGATGAAATTACCGTAACTACTACCAACCGTAAAACATACAAAGCCACCGTAGTAGGCACAGATCCCAACAGCGACCTTGCGGTAATAAAAGTGGAAAGTTCCAATCTTCCTTACATGGTATGGGGCAACAGCGACGATGTAAAACTTGGTCAGTGGGTTTTGGCGGTAGGTTACCCTTTAAATCTTGATGTAACCGTAACCGCAGGTATTGTTAGTGCCAAGTCTCGCTCCATTGGTATCAATAAAGGCGACAGACCTATTGAATCTTTTATCCAGACTGATGCCGCGGTAAACCCCGGAAACAGTGGTGGAGCACTCATCAATACCAACGGCGAATTAATTGGCATCAACTCAGCCATAGCTTCTCCAACGGGTTCCTATGCCGGCTATTCCTACGCAATACCGGTAAACATCGTAAAGAAAATTGTTGGAGACCTTATGAAATTCGGAGCTGTACAACGTGCGTATATTGGTATTTCTTATCCACCAGATGATGTGCCGGAAGAAAAGAAAAAAGAATTGGGCATCAAAGATGGTGAAGGCGTATTCGTAAGTGGTGTGGCCGATGATGGTGCAGCAAAACAGGCCGGCATACAAAAAGGCGATTTCATTACAAAAATCAATGGCAGTATTGTAAATAGCGGGCCGGAATTACAGGAACAGGTTGCACGTTACAAACCCGGCGATAAGATTACCGTAAGCTATGTTAGAAACGGGAAAGAAAATACTGCTACAATCACGCTTAAAAATAAGTCTGGCAATTATGAAGCTGTAAAACAGGAATCAGTGTTAGACGACTTCGGAGGAGCAGAACTGGCAACTGTTGATAAAGCCACCGCACAGAAGAATGACATCAGTGGCGGTGTATTGGTAAAGAAACTGGGCACGGGTATTTTGAAAAATACACGTATGCAGGAAGGCTTTGTGATAACAAGCGTTGACGGGCAGGAAGTAAAAACTGTAGAAGATCTGAAAGCACTTCTTGGCAAAGCACAAGGAGGAACTGTCAGACTGGAAGGTATTTATCCTGGTTATGAAGGCACCTATGGCTACCCGCTCAATTTGAGCAGCAGCGACCAGAAGTAA
- a CDS encoding acyl-CoA reductase has product MQLKQRIDLMVRLGEYMENESSEFAAVKEKAFRENAWFTTPFINIAINNIVTNYLSGTLLEKWVDLYQVAGENTNPKTVGIVMAGNIPLVGFHDMLCVFITGNRALIKASSKDNVLIHHIVAKLCEWNNAAAGLLVFAETLKNCDAYIATGSNNSGRYFEYYFGKYPSIIRRNKTSVAILDGTETTGQLESLADDMQLFFGLGCRNVTKLFVPENYDFIPLLQAAKKYETILDFHKYKHNYDYQLALQIMNNKFYMTGGSLIFVENESIFAPVSQVNYTHYKEKVSLETLTIHPDIQCIVGNNFTPFGNAQSPALNDYADGIDTMQFLTRL; this is encoded by the coding sequence ATGCAGCTTAAACAAAGAATTGATTTAATGGTTCGTCTGGGCGAATATATGGAAAATGAAAGTTCGGAATTTGCGGCGGTAAAAGAAAAAGCTTTCAGGGAAAATGCATGGTTTACGACACCCTTTATCAATATTGCCATCAACAATATTGTAACCAACTACCTGTCTGGAACATTGCTGGAAAAATGGGTTGACCTATACCAAGTTGCCGGCGAAAATACAAACCCTAAGACTGTTGGCATCGTAATGGCAGGTAACATACCGCTGGTTGGTTTTCATGATATGCTGTGTGTATTTATTACCGGCAACAGGGCTCTAATAAAAGCGTCATCCAAAGACAATGTGCTTATCCATCATATCGTGGCTAAGTTATGTGAATGGAACAACGCCGCAGCTGGCCTCCTTGTATTTGCAGAAACACTGAAAAACTGCGATGCCTATATTGCAACAGGCAGTAATAATTCAGGAAGATACTTTGAGTACTATTTTGGTAAATATCCTTCCATTATCAGGAGAAATAAAACATCGGTGGCCATACTGGATGGTACAGAAACAACCGGACAACTGGAAAGCCTGGCCGATGACATGCAGCTATTTTTCGGCCTTGGTTGCCGGAATGTTACCAAACTTTTTGTGCCTGAAAATTATGACTTCATTCCATTGTTGCAGGCCGCGAAGAAATACGAGACCATACTCGATTTTCATAAGTATAAACACAATTATGATTACCAGCTGGCGCTGCAGATCATGAATAACAAGTTCTATATGACAGGCGGCTCACTCATTTTTGTAGAAAATGAGTCAATTTTTGCGCCTGTGAGCCAGGTAAATTATACTCACTATAAGGAAAAAGTCTCGCTGGAAACGTTGACAATACACCCCGACATACAATGCATCGTCGGTAATAATTTTACCCCTTTCGGCAATGCCCAGTCTCCGGCCCTTAATGATTATGCAGATGGTATTGACACAATGCAATTCCTTACCCGTTTATAG
- a CDS encoding glycosyltransferase, translating to MRLNFINNFFQSPSVNSGLVPKIKVAHVIRVFSYGGAEVLLREFFAQPEFKEQITSDLFVLDHKKLGLKDDVMPNINKFYFYKITTWKFFFEYLRFLKDIKKGNYDIVHMHLPVAGWMGVVAKLFTGKKTKYIYSEHNLVNFYSKYNYYLSGWTYGFFDSVIYVSHEVGEVIRKIQKGWFFKTNHPVTILNGIDTNKFHCTHRQQLSPAQTLTIGLVARFRPQKRVDRWAEVAAAVHKKNPAIKFLMVGDGPSDELLRQRIKELNVEGVIELPGMLTDTYAAYKRIDIFLLTSDFEGLPLALLEAMSCGCVPVISNVGGIKQLDFTGIGYKFDDFNPDAIADKIVAYTQNPDQYFVESDRSRDFVIKNYSLTKQVNEIIDLYRELGK from the coding sequence ATGCGATTGAACTTTATCAATAACTTTTTTCAATCACCTTCAGTAAACAGTGGTCTTGTACCAAAGATAAAAGTTGCACACGTAATACGCGTATTCAGCTATGGTGGTGCAGAAGTTTTGTTGCGTGAATTCTTTGCCCAGCCTGAGTTCAAAGAACAAATTACATCAGACCTTTTTGTGCTCGATCATAAAAAACTGGGGTTGAAAGATGATGTAATGCCAAATATCAATAAGTTTTATTTCTATAAAATTACCACCTGGAAGTTCTTCTTTGAGTACCTGCGTTTTCTTAAAGACATCAAAAAAGGCAATTACGATATTGTACACATGCACCTGCCTGTTGCAGGCTGGATGGGCGTTGTAGCCAAACTCTTTACCGGCAAAAAAACAAAATATATCTATAGCGAGCATAACCTGGTAAACTTTTACAGTAAATACAATTATTACCTCAGCGGCTGGACGTATGGCTTTTTTGATAGTGTCATTTATGTATCGCACGAAGTAGGAGAGGTGATCCGTAAAATACAAAAGGGCTGGTTCTTCAAAACCAACCACCCCGTTACTATTCTCAATGGTATTGATACCAATAAATTTCATTGCACACACAGGCAACAGCTAAGCCCTGCACAAACGTTGACTATAGGATTGGTAGCAAGGTTCAGGCCGCAGAAACGTGTAGACCGCTGGGCAGAAGTTGCTGCTGCGGTACACAAAAAAAATCCGGCTATCAAATTCCTGATGGTAGGAGATGGCCCAAGTGATGAGCTGTTGAGGCAGCGCATCAAAGAGCTCAATGTCGAAGGCGTTATAGAATTGCCGGGTATGCTAACCGATACCTATGCAGCGTATAAACGCATAGACATATTCCTGCTTACCAGTGATTTTGAAGGCCTCCCCCTTGCATTGCTTGAGGCAATGAGTTGTGGTTGTGTGCCGGTAATAAGTAATGTTGGTGGTATTAAGCAGCTTGATTTTACAGGCATCGGGTATAAGTTCGATGATTTTAACCCCGATGCAATTGCTGATAAAATTGTGGCATATACGCAAAACCCTGATCAGTATTTTGTGGAAAGCGACCGTTCGAGGGATTTTGTAATTAAAAATTATTCGCTGACCAAACAGGTAAATGAGATCATTGATTTGTACAGGGAATTGGGTAAGTAA
- a CDS encoding metallophosphoesterase, which yields MRSTSGWWIVIVVMLLIDLYVFMAIRTVTQNSSEKARVIIHTIYWVISAAGVITILLFPYVQAFQTNVILRNYVFAMLVGLFFAKVLASTFFLVDDLRRGAVWLMAKIFPKSGADFVQQKNSISRSAFLTWAGIAVGGGLFTTLLYGFSNKYNYNVRRLKLTFANLPSAFRGLRIIQVSDIHSGSFTDKEAVKKGVEKIMEQKPDLILFTGDLVNDRSDEMDEYMDVFNKFSAPLGVYSTLGNHDYGDYVAWPSEAAKAANLERLKQIHGELGWRLLMNEHVVLEKDGASVALLGIENWSAFGRFPKYGKMAAAYAGTEKYPFKILMSHDPSHWDAEVRTKYPDINLMLSGHTHGMQFGLENPYFKWSPVQWFYKQWAGLYKEGQQMLYVNRGYGFIGYPGRVGIMPEITVIELA from the coding sequence ATGCGCAGTACCAGCGGCTGGTGGATCGTTATCGTTGTAATGTTGCTGATTGACCTGTATGTTTTCATGGCCATAAGAACAGTAACACAAAATAGCAGCGAGAAAGCCAGAGTGATCATACATACCATTTATTGGGTTATTTCTGCAGCGGGTGTTATTACTATTCTGTTGTTTCCATATGTGCAGGCTTTTCAAACAAACGTCATTCTGAGAAACTATGTATTTGCTATGCTCGTTGGTTTGTTCTTTGCAAAAGTGCTTGCCAGTACTTTCTTCCTGGTAGATGATTTGCGGCGCGGTGCAGTGTGGCTGATGGCAAAGATATTTCCTAAAAGCGGCGCTGATTTTGTGCAGCAGAAAAACAGCATCAGCAGGTCTGCATTCCTTACGTGGGCTGGTATTGCCGTAGGCGGTGGCCTGTTTACTACTTTGCTGTATGGTTTTTCCAACAAGTACAATTATAATGTGCGCAGGCTTAAACTCACGTTTGCCAACCTGCCGTCAGCATTCAGGGGCTTGCGTATTATACAGGTAAGCGACATACACAGCGGTAGTTTTACCGATAAAGAAGCAGTAAAGAAAGGCGTGGAAAAAATTATGGAACAAAAACCTGATCTCATACTTTTTACAGGAGACCTGGTAAATGACCGTTCAGACGAAATGGATGAGTACATGGATGTATTCAACAAATTTTCGGCGCCACTCGGTGTATACAGTACACTGGGTAACCATGATTACGGAGATTACGTTGCATGGCCAAGTGAGGCAGCAAAAGCTGCAAACCTCGAAAGACTCAAGCAAATTCATGGTGAACTTGGTTGGCGATTGCTCATGAACGAACATGTGGTGCTGGAGAAAGACGGTGCATCCGTTGCATTGCTTGGCATAGAAAACTGGAGTGCGTTTGGAAGATTTCCCAAATATGGTAAAATGGCAGCAGCTTATGCGGGCACAGAAAAATATCCATTCAAAATTTTAATGAGCCACGATCCTTCTCACTGGGATGCAGAAGTAAGAACAAAATACCCTGACATTAACCTGATGCTCAGTGGTCACACACACGGTATGCAGTTTGGCCTCGAAAATCCTTATTTTAAATGGAGCCCGGTACAATGGTTTTATAAGCAGTGGGCCGGCCTTTATAAAGAAGGTCAGCAGATGCTGTATGTTAATCGTGGTTATGGTTTTATAGGTTACCCGGGAAGGGTTGGTATTATGCCTGAGATAACAGTAATTGAGCTGGCTTAG
- a CDS encoding Gfo/Idh/MocA family protein codes for MPTNIRWGILGAGKIARKFAADLRLVKDAELVAIASRSIDNARAFAKDYPARHLHDSYEALVTNDEVDIIYVATTHNFHKEHTILCLQHGKPVLCEKPFAINAAEAAEMIALAKEKQVFLMEALWTKFLPHFIKVKEMVSAGKIGEIKSVLARFGFKPTEPIAPRIFDPVLAGGTLLDIGIYNVFMALSILGKPDNIDAVMNPALTGIDEQCAITFRYNSGAMAQLFSSFASNIATECDIHGTNGRFKLAHRFYAPDTTIEHYPGWIDSKEIIPVEKEAGWGYQYEIRHASECIRKGLKESNVMTFADTMQLMETLDEIRAKAGIVYDADKSV; via the coding sequence ATGCCAACAAATATTCGCTGGGGTATACTGGGCGCCGGCAAAATAGCCAGGAAATTTGCCGCTGATCTTCGTTTGGTGAAAGATGCAGAACTTGTAGCAATTGCATCACGGAGCATCGATAATGCACGTGCATTTGCAAAAGATTATCCTGCCAGGCATTTACATGACAGCTACGAAGCTTTGGTAACAAATGATGAAGTAGATATTATTTACGTTGCCACCACGCATAATTTTCATAAAGAACACACCATACTTTGCCTGCAACATGGCAAACCTGTTTTATGCGAAAAACCTTTTGCCATAAATGCTGCCGAAGCTGCAGAAATGATTGCACTGGCAAAAGAAAAACAAGTGTTTTTGATGGAAGCATTGTGGACTAAATTTCTGCCTCACTTTATAAAGGTGAAAGAAATGGTCTCTGCAGGAAAGATCGGCGAGATTAAAAGTGTGTTGGCAAGGTTTGGTTTTAAACCGACAGAACCGATAGCGCCGCGCATTTTTGATCCGGTACTTGCCGGCGGAACACTGCTGGATATTGGTATTTACAATGTATTTATGGCATTAAGTATTTTAGGAAAACCTGATAACATAGATGCTGTAATGAACCCGGCGCTTACAGGTATAGATGAGCAATGCGCTATTACTTTCCGATATAATAGTGGTGCCATGGCACAGTTGTTTTCAAGCTTTGCTTCCAATATTGCCACAGAGTGCGATATACATGGCACCAATGGCAGGTTTAAACTGGCGCATCGTTTTTACGCGCCGGACACAACAATTGAGCACTACCCGGGATGGATAGACAGCAAAGAAATTATACCTGTGGAGAAAGAAGCAGGCTGGGGTTACCAATATGAAATAAGGCATGCCAGCGAATGCATCAGGAAAGGCCTGAAAGAAAGTAACGTTATGACGTTTGCTGACACTATGCAACTGATGGAAACCCTCGACGAAATACGAGCGAAAGCCGGGATTGTTTATGATGCAGATAAAAGTGTATAA
- a CDS encoding L,D-transpeptidase family protein, whose amino-acid sequence MKCSIKHLTPALIAAFFLAFLGACNSGNSTEHTNKRDTVPALTEKDITIPGNFSSQKTLKFKSSLVDSFLVKFPLLKVYKKDIDTFYNKRNFAFAWYDNNGLIEQAGNLYNRMQNINEDGLNDSIPYKQAFTELMKNNALDSLSTANEYTELMLTAQYFIYARNVWSGLDEKQMKELDWFLPRKKVSYEQLLDSLISGKKILDTAPVYRQYALLKQQLKKYRDIEKSGGLPSIKADQKTYKTGDSSATVAAIRKLLFMTGDMAADNGNALFDSTLETGVKNFQQRYGEKQDGVIGPAVLKQMQTPAGAIIEQIIVNMERSRWVPVESQTNYIVVNIPDYKLYVYENDTVAWSMNVVVGQPAHKTVVFNGNIKYIVFSPYWNVPSGILKKEVLPGIKRNPSYLAKHNMEWNNGAVRQRPGPSNSLGLVKFLFPNSYDIYLHDTPSKSLFGENDRAFSHGCIRLSQPQKMAEYLLRHDSSWTQQKIVSAMNSGKEQYVTLKETVPVFIAYFTSWVDKDGKLNIRKDVYGRDKRLAEMLLAKK is encoded by the coding sequence ATGAAATGCAGTATAAAACACTTAACACCAGCACTTATCGCTGCCTTTTTTCTTGCCTTCCTGGGTGCATGCAACAGTGGTAACTCCACAGAACATACAAATAAGCGTGATACTGTTCCGGCATTAACAGAAAAAGATATAACCATTCCCGGTAATTTCAGCAGCCAGAAAACCCTGAAATTTAAAAGTAGCCTTGTAGATTCCTTCCTTGTAAAATTTCCGTTGCTAAAGGTTTACAAAAAAGATATTGATACTTTTTACAACAAAAGAAATTTTGCATTTGCGTGGTATGACAATAATGGTCTTATTGAACAGGCCGGGAACCTTTATAACCGTATGCAGAATATTAATGAAGATGGCTTAAATGATAGCATACCATATAAACAGGCGTTCACTGAGCTGATGAAAAATAATGCGCTGGATAGTTTAAGCACTGCAAATGAATACACTGAATTGATGCTTACGGCACAGTATTTTATTTATGCGCGCAATGTATGGAGTGGTCTGGATGAAAAACAGATGAAAGAACTTGACTGGTTTTTACCACGCAAAAAAGTCTCGTACGAACAACTGCTTGATTCCCTTATATCGGGTAAAAAGATATTGGACACCGCGCCGGTATACCGCCAATATGCATTATTGAAACAACAATTGAAAAAGTACAGAGACATAGAAAAAAGCGGTGGCCTGCCGTCCATAAAAGCAGACCAGAAAACATATAAAACGGGCGATTCTTCTGCAACAGTAGCAGCTATAAGAAAGTTGCTTTTTATGACCGGGGATATGGCTGCTGATAATGGAAATGCATTATTCGATTCTACGCTGGAAACCGGTGTAAAAAACTTCCAGCAACGTTACGGCGAAAAACAGGATGGCGTTATTGGACCAGCCGTTTTAAAACAAATGCAAACACCGGCCGGTGCTATCATAGAACAGATTATCGTTAACATGGAGCGTAGCCGCTGGGTGCCTGTAGAATCTCAAACAAACTATATAGTGGTAAACATTCCTGATTACAAATTGTACGTTTACGAAAACGATACAGTAGCATGGAGCATGAATGTAGTGGTAGGGCAGCCCGCACATAAAACTGTTGTTTTCAACGGCAACATAAAATACATTGTGTTTAGTCCATACTGGAATGTACCTTCCGGCATATTGAAGAAGGAAGTGCTGCCTGGTATAAAACGCAATCCATCTTACCTGGCCAAACATAATATGGAGTGGAACAATGGTGCTGTAAGGCAAAGACCGGGGCCGAGCAATTCGCTGGGCCTTGTTAAATTCCTGTTTCCGAACAGCTATGATATTTACCTGCACGACACTCCTTCCAAATCTTTGTTTGGTGAGAATGACCGGGCATTCAGCCATGGATGTATCAGGCTTAGCCAGCCACAAAAAATGGCAGAATACCTTTTAAGACACGATTCTTCCTGGACGCAACAAAAAATTGTGTCTGCCATGAACAGCGGCAAAGAGCAATACGTAACACTGAAAGAAACGGTTCCGGTATTCATCGCATACTTTACCTCCTGGGTTGATAAAGATGGTAAACTTAATATCAGGAAAGATGTTTACGGCAGGGATAAACGTCTTGCAGAAATGCTGCTGGCAAAGAAATAA
- a CDS encoding sulfotransferase domain-containing protein has product MNDKQIKYEELLERPILIFGSGRSGTTILSEIIFQHEDLAWHSNYQEILTKSTWINYLRRFWDNKMWRLVKYWKFVGVSKNTRQQFGSFLKLLIFNPIERYAFWESVTGQRIDFSRGFLLNEKATPEEIHHIRSFLAKQVKYQGRKRLIMKFTGPARLEYLTSIFPDLIVVSIAREPIATVRSWLEVGFWQRMGIDKLWWIGAYSKEEEAAAEKLKGDAPLITAFQYRKLMETTQYEINKLGLNVLETRYEDFVKDPRAFIQQVMHHMQLPQSKYVDNYMTEMVVSNRNSRTSKKTTFTEETKQQIMEIVGEYA; this is encoded by the coding sequence ATGAATGATAAACAAATAAAGTATGAAGAACTGCTGGAACGGCCAATTTTGATCTTCGGCAGTGGCCGCAGTGGCACCACTATTTTATCTGAGATCATTTTTCAGCATGAAGATCTTGCATGGCACAGCAACTACCAAGAAATTCTTACCAAATCTACCTGGATCAATTACCTGCGTCGTTTTTGGGATAATAAAATGTGGCGGCTGGTGAAGTACTGGAAATTTGTTGGTGTAAGTAAAAATACACGGCAGCAATTCGGATCTTTTTTAAAACTGCTCATCTTTAACCCGATAGAGCGTTATGCTTTCTGGGAGAGCGTTACAGGCCAGCGCATCGATTTTTCACGAGGTTTTTTGCTCAATGAAAAAGCTACGCCTGAAGAAATACATCACATCCGTTCATTTCTTGCAAAGCAGGTAAAATACCAGGGCCGTAAAAGATTGATCATGAAGTTTACCGGGCCTGCAAGGTTAGAATATCTCACCAGCATTTTTCCGGATTTGATTGTGGTAAGTATTGCAAGAGAGCCGATAGCCACAGTGCGTTCATGGCTCGAAGTTGGTTTCTGGCAGCGCATGGGTATTGACAAACTCTGGTGGATTGGCGCCTACTCCAAAGAAGAGGAAGCGGCTGCAGAAAAGCTGAAAGGTGATGCACCGCTGATCACGGCGTTTCAATATCGTAAACTGATGGAAACAACACAATACGAGATCAACAAACTTGGGTTGAATGTACTGGAAACACGCTACGAAGATTTTGTAAAAGACCCCAGGGCATTCATTCAGCAGGTAATGCATCATATGCAGTTGCCACAATCAAAATATGTAGATAATTATATGACGGAAATGGTTGTAAGCAACCGCAATTCAAGAACATCGAAGAAGACAACCTTCACAGAAGAGACAAAGCAACAAATTATGGAAATTGTGGGTGAGTATGCATAG
- a CDS encoding 4Fe-4S dicluster domain-containing protein, producing MAIKITDECINCGACEPECPNNAIYEGGVEWAIADGTTIKGSFTLMDGAVVDADERFAPISVDTYYIVPNKCTECQGFHEEPQCASVCPVDCCVPDEMYQETVEELLAKKDKMHI from the coding sequence ATGGCTATAAAAATAACAGATGAATGTATTAACTGTGGCGCCTGCGAACCCGAATGTCCTAATAATGCCATTTATGAAGGAGGCGTAGAATGGGCAATTGCTGACGGAACAACCATAAAAGGATCTTTTACACTTATGGACGGTGCCGTGGTAGACGCAGATGAGCGCTTCGCGCCCATTAGCGTAGATACTTATTATATTGTTCCAAATAAATGCACGGAGTGCCAGGGATTTCACGAAGAGCCACAATGTGCATCTGTATGCCCGGTCGATTGCTGCGTACCTGACGAAATGTACCAGGAAACGGTAGAAGAGCTATTGGCCAAGAAAGATAAAATGCATATTTAG